The proteins below come from a single Kosakonia sp. SMBL-WEM22 genomic window:
- a CDS encoding RES family NAD+ phosphorylase: protein MWVEPLGLFECSVAPKGRKVNRTIYRFEEPHRIETTWTTHPGNIAASHRYTDTGLGGVYGANSRKTALTEVNAWNVDLSKRVLVSKKVQLNNVLDLTRADVRDQLGVSLKDITGKNYDVTHQIGSWAKEQGYDGILAPSSRNPSGSNLISFMGF, encoded by the coding sequence GTGTGGGTGGAGCCGTTGGGATTGTTTGAATGTTCTGTTGCGCCGAAGGGAAGAAAGGTCAATAGAACAATTTATCGCTTTGAAGAGCCACATCGCATAGAAACTACATGGACAACACACCCTGGAAATATTGCAGCTTCTCACCGTTATACAGATACGGGGCTGGGCGGAGTTTATGGGGCTAACTCACGCAAAACTGCTCTTACTGAGGTTAACGCGTGGAATGTAGATTTATCCAAAAGGGTGCTTGTTTCTAAAAAGGTCCAATTGAATAATGTGCTCGATTTGACGAGGGCTGATGTCAGAGATCAGTTGGGGGTGTCTTTAAAAGATATAACTGGAAAAAATTATGATGTAACTCATCAAATTGGAAGCTGGGCAAAAGAGCAAGGTTATGACGGGATTCTAGCGCCTTCGTCACGAAATCCGTCAGGTTCAAATTTAATATCTTTCATGGGGTTTTAA
- a CDS encoding DUF1629 domain-containing protein, translated as MTLDSCKFFVINFKPGGEGFPHYIDKEYTPELPTFNIHTALPELTVFCDHYTLRTTVDNLAGDYYPLDDLASDEMLSLCSALSVDYFNVPLSIELSDGREVSKHYNLFYLKKYLSIIDKDKSEYEIDDFITDDETVYCSKINRFIIKENLCDHLFFCTDIGKPVCSSDFKERFTKQGLVGIDFMAIDNNYKYDEWDN; from the coding sequence ATGACATTAGACAGTTGCAAGTTTTTTGTAATCAATTTTAAGCCAGGTGGGGAAGGATTTCCTCACTACATTGACAAAGAATATACACCAGAGTTGCCAACGTTTAATATTCATACTGCGTTGCCTGAACTAACGGTTTTTTGTGATCATTATACATTAAGAACGACCGTGGATAATTTGGCGGGAGACTATTACCCGTTAGATGATCTAGCTTCAGATGAAATGTTATCTTTATGCTCAGCGTTGAGTGTTGATTATTTTAATGTGCCTTTAAGTATTGAGCTTAGCGACGGGAGGGAGGTATCTAAGCATTATAATTTATTTTATTTGAAGAAATACTTATCTATAATTGATAAAGATAAATCTGAGTACGAAATAGATGATTTCATTACTGATGATGAAACGGTTTATTGTAGCAAAATAAATAGATTTATTATTAAGGAGAATTTGTGTGATCATTTATTCTTCTGTACTGACATTGGTAAGCCCGTATGTTCCTCAGATTTTAAAGAGCGATTCACAAAGCAGGGACTTGTTGGTATAGATTTTATGGCGATTGATAATAATTATAAATATGATGAATGGGACAATTAA